Proteins encoded together in one Miscanthus floridulus cultivar M001 chromosome 16, ASM1932011v1, whole genome shotgun sequence window:
- the LOC136510883 gene encoding uncharacterized protein, with the protein MKVKLRARRLWNAVDKGIDNKEDDMSALEAIFAAVPAEYREPLGTKSPAKEAIAAMRVGSDRAKKATAQLLKQEYAILKFKDGEMVEDFSLHLQTLISKLKSHGATINEEEAVSKYLHSVLANGKLLLTEEEWAARRNSGKAASSSRGGKGKHHGRASSEKKQIDPNACRRCGKMGHWARECPNHKQEKKFQAHLAQADDEDEATILMATFCALHDVEAEEKEEATTVEGPRRALKTVNLDEPRA; encoded by the exons atgaaggtcaagctcagagcccgacggctctggaatgctgttgacaagggcatcgATAATAAGgaggatgacatgtcagcgttggaggctatcttcgctgctgtaccggcggagtacagggagccgttggggacgaagagcCCGGCTAAGGAGGCTATTGCAGCGATGCgtgtcggttccgaccgcgcaaagaaggcgacggcccagcttctgaagcaggagtacgctatccttaagttcaaggatggtgaaatggtggaggacttctcccttcacctgcagacgctcatcagcaaactAAAGAGCCACGGCgccaccatcaacgaagaggaggcggtctccaagtacctccactccgttctggcaaa cgggaaactcctgctgacggaagaggagtgggctgctcggaggaactccgggaaggcagcctcctctagTCGCGGTGGCAAGGGCAAGCACCATGGcagggcttcttcggagaagaagcagatcgaccccaacgcctgccggcgttgcgggaagatgggccattgggcacgggagtgcccaaatcacaagcaggagaagaaatTTCAAGCTCACCTAGcgcaagccgatgatgaggatgaggccactatcctgatggcgacattctgtgcactacacgacgtcgaggccgaggagaaggaagaggcgacgacggtggaaggacctaggagggccctgaagaccgtcaacctcgacgaaccacgcgcctAA
- the LOC136512843 gene encoding NAC domain-containing protein 35-like, translating to MHHFISSVVRAPPSYPLLPLASRPQILRLSSSAQCSPWRCPSPHWLTVASGARYAMSRDLEDGHGAVGSVIAAGGEAAVGGGGEAGDAHDNDVVMPGFRFHPTEEELIEFYLRRKVEGKRFNVELIAFLDLYRFDPWELPAMAVMGGKEWFFYVPRDRKYRNGDRPNRVTASGYWKATGADRMIRGENNRPIGLKKTLVFYSGKAPKGVRSSWIMNEYRLPPPPTDADPLIPKSEISLCRVYKRSGIEDGHGQSSSTTQASSARRTSSRTGVPTTTVRHGSSPSSTPLSPTQQLGSFHLLQGECSSASPPAPIMDHQVVTVHSAPPPQLLPHPMPCTYAPVTSMSTAEAASQSAQAGAATALPSTYSLLNMAAGAAAMAGSSRSVDELSTLVGPTPTQQAYASLSAATGGHLLPLLTTPPPPMLQMTPHGALTIVAPPSSSSVADKLSWDWNPIPDTTDRDYNPSGFK from the exons ATGCATCATTTCATTTCATCAGTCGTGCGAGCACCACCCTCTTATCCTCTCCTCCCACTCGCCTCGCGCCCCCAAATTCTACGCCTCTCCTCCTCGGCGCAGTGCTCCCCTTGGCGTTGCCCTAGCCCCCACTGGCTCACCGTCGCTTCCGGTGCGCGCTATGCCATGAGCAGAGACCTCGAGGACGGGCACGGCGCCGTCGGCAGCGTTATTGCGGCAGGAGGAGAGGCGGCGGtgggtggcggcggcgaggccgGGGACGCGCACGACAACGACGTGGTGATGCCGGGGTTCCGGTTCCACCCCACGGAGGAGGAGCTGATCGAGTTCTACCTCCGGCGCAAGGTCGAGGGAAAACGCTTCAACGTCGAGCTCATCGCCTTCCTCGACCTCTACCGCTTCGACCCATGGGAGCTCCCAG CAATGGCGGTGATGGGCGGGAAGGAGTGGTTCTTCTACGTGCCGAGGGACCGTAAATACCGGAACGGAGACCGACCGAACCGGGTGACGGCGTCGGGGTACTGGAAGGCGACGGGCGCTGACCGGATGATCCGAGGCGAGAACAACCGCCCCATCGGGCTGAAGAAGACGCTCGTGTTCTACTCCGGCAAGGCGCCCAAGGGCGTCCGCAGCAGCTGGATCATGAACGAGTACCGCCTCCCGCCGCCACCCACCGACGCCGACCCTTTGATTCCCAAG TCCGAGATCTCTCTCTGCCGCGTCTACAAGCGCTCTGGCATTGAAGACGGCCACGGGCAGTCATCCTCCACCACCCAAGCTTCCTCAGCGCGGCGGACCTCCTCCCGTACTGGTGTGCCGACGACGACCGTTCGTCACGGATCTTCGCCGTCATCGACGCCACTGTCACCGACGCAGCAGCTCGGCAGCTTCCATCTGCTCCAAGGAGAATGCTCTTCTGCGTCACCGCCGGCGCCCATAATGGATCATCAAGTGGTTACCGTGCACAGCGCGCCGCCACCGCAGCTTCTGCCTCACCCAATGCCATGCACGTATGCGCCGGTGACATCGATGTCAACAGCGGAAGCTGCGTCGCAATCGGCACAGGCCGGCGCGGCGACTGCCCTTCCCTCGACCTACTCGCTCTTGAACATGGCCGCCGGCGCCGCAGCTATGGCCGGCAGCTCAAGGTCCGTCGACGAGCTGAGCACGCTTGTTGGTCCCACTCCTACCCAGCAGGCCTACGCCAGCCTCTCGGCCGCGACCGGCGGCCACCTCCTCCCATTACTGacgacgccgccaccgccgatGCTACAAATGACGCCGCATGGTGCGCTGACGATCGTGGCGCCGCCATCGTCTTCATCAGTCGCTGACAAGCTTAGTTGGGACTGGAACCCGATACCTGACACGACAGACCGGGATTACAATCCTTCTGGTTTTAAGTGA